GTTACGCCAGGCGCGCTTTTTTCATCGCGGCGGAAAATGCTCCGCCGTCTGGACGGTTATTTCTGCGCCAGGACCCACTTGACCAGCGTGTGCGCCTCGGCTTCGCTGACCTGCGGGTTGGCGGGCATCGGGACCTGGCCCCAGGCGCCCACGCTGCCCTTCATGACCTTTTGCACCAGCTTGTCCTCGATGCCCTTCTGACCGGCGTATTTCGCCGCCACATCCTTGTAGGCCGGACCGACCAGCTTGGTTTGCACCGAGTGGCATGCGAGGCAGTTCTTGGATTTCGCCAGGGCCGACGCATCCTGCGCGAAAGCGCCCGTCGAGGCCAGGGCGGAAACCGCCGTCAACAACATCAGGGACCGTTTCATTACGTTTTCTCCAATTGAAAGCTGGGTCAAAGTCCGATTGTAGCCGGATTCACAATCGCGGGGGCGGACCACACCTTTCCGTAACGGCCACGCGACGTTTTGGTTGACCCCGCCGCCTTTTTATTGCCCTACAACACCGATCCGGTATCATCGAACGTGAAAGGAATCCCCCCATGCCCCTGATCCTCCTGATCGCCACTTTCGTCGTCCTGCGCTTCTTCGAAGTCTGGCGCTTCGCCCAGCTGTCCTGGTGGTGGATCGTCGCCCTGATGGCGCTCGCCTTCATCTGGTTCGAGTTCATCGAAAAGATGCTGGGCCTGGACAAGAAGAAGCTGCACGCCGACGACGAGAAACGCCGCAAGGAAAGGCTGGCGAAGAGTTTCGGCAAGCGCAAATAACTCCCCGCGGCGCATTGCCGCAAAAGACGCTTCAGGAACGGCGCCTGCGCACGGCGCCGGCACATCCGAGTCCGGCCAGGACCAGGGCCAGCGAACCCGGTTCGGGCACCTGCATGGCAGGTCCGAAGCTGAAATCGTCCATGACGTACGACGCTTGCGCGCCGCTCGAAACGACGACGGCGTCGATGGCGCCGTCCCAGCCGGTGGCCAGGAATGCCGGCGTGTCCGACAGCTGGAGCGCGGTGGAAGTGGCAACCAGCCGGCCTCCGGCATACA
This genomic stretch from Massilia sp. 9096 harbors:
- a CDS encoding c-type cytochrome is translated as MKRSLMLLTAVSALASTGAFAQDASALAKSKNCLACHSVQTKLVGPAYKDVAAKYAGQKGIEDKLVQKVMKGSVGAWGQVPMPANPQVSEAEAHTLVKWVLAQK
- a CDS encoding TIGR04438 family Trp-rich protein; its protein translation is MPLILLIATFVVLRFFEVWRFAQLSWWWIVALMALAFIWFEFIEKMLGLDKKKLHADDEKRRKERLAKSFGKRK